A stretch of the Conger conger chromosome 3, fConCon1.1, whole genome shotgun sequence genome encodes the following:
- the LOC133123355 gene encoding gap junction alpha-3 protein-like, translated as MGDWSFLGRLLENAQEHSTVIGKVWLTVLFIFRILVLGAAAEDVWGDEQSDFTCNTQQPGCENVCYDEAFPISHIRFWVLQIIFVSTPTLIYLGHVLHIVRMEEKRKEREEELRKIRLQREKELLLKNGGGGKKERLPIRDEHGKIRIRGALLRTYVFNIIFKTLFEVGFILGQYFLYGFQLRPLYKCARWPCPNTVDCFISRPTEKTIFILFMLVVACVSLLLNLLEIYHLGWKKVKQGMTNECALPCPDPESEPDPAAPIPVPRTAPHIHCYPPNYTDMTVAESGVYPSPVGPMADFKMEDPQDLISSFYTSNNNNSHQQQQASEQNWANRATERLLTLERKPKSPCPSKPSSSPSSPSPNPSPISDCSIHSDQPQQQPPAKDDGEQLPPDKGCVTTLVEMHEAPLVAMDTRRLSRASKTSSVRARPNDLAI; from the coding sequence ATGGGTGACTGGAGCTTTCTGGGGCGGCTGCTGGAGAACGCACAGGAACATTCGACGGTGATCGGCAAGGTGTGGCTGACGGTCCTCTTCATCTTCAGGATCCTGGTCCTGGGGGCGGCGGCCGAGGACGTGTGGGGCGACGAGCAGTCGGACTTTACCTGCAACACCCAGCAGCCCGGGTGCGAGAACGTCTGCTACGACGAGGCCTTCCCCATCTCCCACATCCGCTTCTGGGTGCTGCAGATCATCTTCGTCTCCACGCCCACCCTCATCTACCTGGGCCACGTGCTGCACATCGTCCGCATGGAGGAGAAgcggaaggagagggaggaggagctgcGGAAGATCCGGCTGCAGCGGGAAAAGGAGCTCCTCTTGAAGAACGGGGGTGGTGGCAAGAAGGAGAGGCTGCCGATCAGAGACGAGCACGGGAAAATCCGCATCAGGGGCGCCCTGCTGCGCACCTACGTGTTCAACATCATTTTCAAGACACTGTTCGAGGTGGGCTTCATCCTGGGCCAGTACTTCCTCTACGGCTTCCAGCTGCGGCCGCTGTATAAGTGCGCCCGCTGGCCCTGCCCCAATACAGTAGACTGCTTCATCTCCAGGCCCACGGAGAAGACCATTTTCATCCTATTTATGCTTGTGGTGGCTTGCGTGTCCCTTTTGCTGAATTTGTTAGAGATCTATCACCTGGGATGGAAGAAGGTCAAGCAGGGCATGACCAACGAGTGTGCACTGCCCTGCCCTGACCCAGAGTCTGAGCCCGATCCTGCTGCCCCAATCCCCGTCCCGAGAACTGCGCCCCATATCCACTGCTACCCACCCAACTACACGGACATGACTGTGGCAGAGAGCGGGGTGTACCCATCACCAGTGGGGCCCATGGCTGACTTCAAAATGGAGGACCCACAGGACCTGATCTCCTCCTTCtacaccagcaacaacaacaacagccacCAGCAGCAACAGGCCTCGGAGCAGAACTGGGCCAACCGGGCCACTGAAAGGCTGCTGACTCTGGAGAGGAAGCCCAaatccccctgcccctccaaaccctcttcctccccctcgtCCCCCTCCCCAAATCCCTCTCCCATCTCTGATTGCAGTATCCATAGTGACCAGCCACAGCAGCAGCCACCAGCCAAGGACGACGGCGAGCAGTTACCGCCAGACAAGGGCTGTGTCACCACCTTGGTGGAGATGCATGAGGCGCCCCTGGTTGCCATGGATACCCGGCGACTGAGTCGGGCCAGCAAGACCAGTAGCGTCAGGGCCAGACCAAATGACCTGGCCATCtag
- the LOC133124088 gene encoding gap junction beta-2 protein-like, translated as MSWGALYAQLGGVNKHSTSLGKIWLSVLFIFRIMILVLAAESVWGDEQSDFTCNTQQPGCKNVCYDHFFPVSHIRLWCLQLIFVSTPALLVAMHVAYRKRGAKKTIFRSGTQVTDDLESLRKRRLAIEGPLWWTYTSSLFFRLIFEGCFMYILYFLYDGYQMPRLVKCEQWPCPNKVDCFISRPTEKTVFTLFMVASSAICIVLNVAELLYLICKALMRCSRRRQNRRHHAMPDNVTQEQAMSQNEKNETLLASAKAQ; from the coding sequence ATGAGCTGGGGGGCGCTGTATGCCCAGCTGGGCGGAGTGAACAAGCACTCCACCAGTCTGGGGAAGATCTGGCTGTCGGTCCTCTTCATCTTCCGCATCATGATCCTGGTCCTGGCAGCCGAGAGCGTGTGGGGGGACGAGCAGTCCGACTTCACCTGCAACACGCAGCAGCCGGGCTGCAAGAACGTCTGCTACGACCACTTCTTCCCCGTGTCGCACATCCGGCTGTGGTGCCTGCAGCTGATCTTCGTCTCCACCCCGGCGCTGCTCGTGGCCATGCACGTGGCCTACCGCAAGCGCGGGGCCAAAAAGACCATTTTCCGCTCCGGCACTCAGGTGACCGACGACCTGGAGAGCCTACGCAAACGCCGGCTGGCCATCGAAGGCCCGCTGTGGTGGACCTACACCTCCAGTCTGTTCTTCCGACTGATCTTCGAAGGCTGCTTCATGTACATCCTCTACTTCCTCTACGACGGCTACCAGATGCCGCGGCTGGTCAAGTGTGAGCAGTGGCCCTGCCCAAACAAGGTGGACTGCTTCATCTCCCGGCCCACGGAGAAGACCGTCTTCACCCTCTTCATGGTGGCGTCATCAGCGATCTGCATTGTGCTGAACGTGGCCGAGCTGCTCTACCTCATCTGCAAGGCGCTGATGCGCTGCTCACGCCGACGACAGAACCGCCGCCATCATGCCATGCCTGACAACGTGACACAGGAGCAGGCCATGTCTCAGAACGAGAAGAATGAGACACTGCTGGCCTCTGCAAAAGCCCAGTGA